One segment of Curtobacterium poinsettiae DNA contains the following:
- the truA gene encoding tRNA pseudouridine(38-40) synthase TruA: MSETVRLRLDIAYDGAAFSGWARQPGLRTVQGALEAALATVFTRWGEPPLLTVAGRTDAGVHATGQVAHLDLSAEQWAALTAKRGSGRSPLDGLLKRVNGIAAPEGDVVVTGASVAPAGFDARFSPLWRRYEYRVADADAPRDPRRRGHTVWHAARLDPAAMERGALTLLGLHDFATFCKPREGATTIRTLQQFRWDREPDGVLVARLQADAFCHSMVRAMVGATIAVGEGRFGPDRLEELRVAEERTSAFKTAPAKGLTLTEVGYPADAELAERAEQTRARRSVDGTVEG, encoded by the coding sequence GTGAGTGAGACGGTGCGGCTGCGACTGGACATCGCCTACGACGGGGCGGCGTTCTCCGGGTGGGCCCGGCAGCCCGGGCTCCGGACCGTGCAGGGTGCCCTCGAGGCCGCACTCGCCACCGTGTTCACCCGCTGGGGTGAACCGCCGTTGCTCACCGTCGCCGGACGCACCGACGCCGGGGTGCACGCCACCGGGCAGGTCGCGCACCTGGACCTGTCGGCCGAGCAGTGGGCAGCGCTCACCGCCAAGCGCGGGTCGGGCAGGTCACCGCTCGACGGGCTGCTCAAGCGGGTCAACGGCATCGCGGCACCCGAGGGGGACGTCGTCGTGACCGGTGCCTCGGTGGCACCCGCGGGGTTCGACGCCCGGTTCTCCCCGCTGTGGCGCCGGTACGAGTACCGGGTCGCGGACGCCGACGCCCCGCGCGATCCACGTCGTCGTGGGCACACGGTCTGGCACGCGGCGCGGCTCGACCCGGCAGCGATGGAGCGCGGTGCGCTGACGCTGCTCGGGCTGCACGACTTCGCGACGTTCTGCAAGCCGCGCGAGGGGGCGACGACCATCCGGACGTTGCAGCAGTTCCGCTGGGACCGCGAGCCGGACGGCGTGCTGGTGGCGCGCCTCCAGGCCGACGCCTTCTGCCACTCGATGGTGCGGGCCATGGTCGGCGCGACCATCGCCGTCGGCGAGGGCCGCTTCGGCCCGGACCGCCTCGAGGAACTGCGCGTCGCCGAGGAACGCACGAGCGCCTTCAAGACGGCGCCGGCGAAGGGACTGACCCTGACCGAGGTGGGCTACCCGGCCGACGCCGAGCTCGCGGAGCGGGCGGAACAGACCCGGGCCCGACGGTCGGTGGACGGTACCGTCGAGGGATGA
- a CDS encoding ABC transporter permease has product MTTITTTGTSGPRVTPRPGVGSTGLGATVRQSLTMAYRGLIKVRRTPEQLFDVTLMPIIFTVMFTYIFGGAIAGDVASYLPIIIPGILVQTNITSSIVTGVQLREDMDKGVFDRFKSLPIARIAPLAGALLADTVRYAIATAITFTVGIVMGLRPAGGFGAVVLAGLLVIVVAWAISWIFAYFGVVARTASSVSGISNMVLFPLTFLSNAFVPADTLPDWLRWFSEVNPISHLITAVRDLVNQGTVGVDLWISLLGAAVIVAVFAPLTVRAYMRKA; this is encoded by the coding sequence ATGACCACCATCACCACCACGGGGACCTCGGGTCCGCGGGTCACCCCCCGCCCCGGCGTCGGCTCGACCGGGCTCGGAGCCACGGTCCGTCAGTCGCTCACGATGGCCTACCGAGGCCTGATCAAGGTCCGGCGTACCCCCGAGCAGCTGTTCGACGTCACCTTGATGCCGATCATCTTCACCGTGATGTTCACGTACATCTTCGGGGGAGCGATCGCCGGCGACGTGGCGAGCTACCTGCCGATCATCATCCCCGGCATCCTCGTGCAGACGAACATCACGTCGTCGATCGTGACGGGCGTCCAGCTCCGCGAGGACATGGACAAGGGCGTGTTCGACCGCTTCAAGTCCCTGCCGATCGCACGGATCGCCCCGCTCGCCGGCGCCCTGCTGGCCGACACCGTGCGGTACGCGATCGCGACCGCCATCACCTTCACGGTCGGGATCGTCATGGGGCTCCGTCCGGCCGGGGGCTTCGGCGCGGTGGTCCTCGCCGGGCTGCTCGTGATCGTGGTCGCCTGGGCGATCAGCTGGATCTTCGCCTACTTCGGTGTGGTCGCCCGGACGGCGTCGAGTGTCTCCGGCATCTCGAACATGGTGCTGTTCCCGCTGACGTTCCTGTCGAACGCGTTCGTGCCAGCCGACACCCTGCCGGATTGGTTGCGCTGGTTCTCCGAGGTCAACCCGATCTCGCACCTGATCACCGCGGTCCGTGACCTGGTCAACCAGGGCACGGTGGGCGTCGACCTGTGGATCAGCCTGCTCGGTGCGGCGGTGATCGTCGCGGTGTTCGCGCCCCTGACGGTCCGCGCCTACATGCGGAAGGCCTGA
- a CDS encoding ATP-binding cassette domain-containing protein has product MTTTPLAVEATGLVKTFGSNRAVDGVDLRVEAGTVYGVLGPNGAGKTTTISMLATLLKADGGEAQIFGHDVRREAQTVRTLIGVTGQYASVDETLSATENLVVFARLLGLSRADSKRKAVELLERFGLTEAASRPLKGFSGGMRRRLDLAASLIAQPPLIFLDEPTTGLDPRTRAQMWDTIRELVATGSTVLLTTQYLDEADQLADRIAVIDHGRVVAEGTSDELKSSIGTASLQLRLADSLLLDTARGIVRNTLGVDAVVSPEGSRLTAPMADPDRVTDLLLSFRQAGVSLAEMSVQKPTLDEVFLTITGAPAHTDDDAHHELEGSIA; this is encoded by the coding sequence ATGACCACGACACCGCTCGCGGTGGAGGCCACCGGCCTCGTGAAGACGTTCGGCTCGAACCGGGCCGTGGACGGTGTCGACCTCCGCGTGGAGGCCGGCACGGTCTACGGCGTGCTCGGTCCCAACGGCGCCGGCAAGACCACCACCATCTCCATGCTCGCGACCTTGCTCAAGGCGGACGGCGGCGAGGCTCAGATCTTCGGGCACGACGTCCGCCGAGAGGCACAGACCGTCCGGACCCTGATCGGCGTGACGGGGCAGTACGCCAGCGTCGACGAGACGCTCAGCGCGACCGAGAACCTGGTGGTCTTCGCCCGCTTGCTCGGGCTGTCCCGCGCGGACTCGAAGCGGAAGGCCGTCGAGCTGCTGGAGCGCTTCGGGCTGACCGAGGCCGCGTCCCGGCCACTCAAGGGGTTCTCCGGCGGCATGCGTCGTCGGCTGGACCTCGCCGCGAGCCTGATCGCACAACCGCCCCTGATCTTCCTCGACGAGCCGACGACCGGCCTCGACCCCCGCACCAGGGCGCAGATGTGGGACACGATCCGCGAACTCGTGGCGACCGGTTCGACCGTCCTGCTCACGACGCAGTACCTCGACGAGGCGGACCAGCTCGCCGACCGCATCGCGGTGATCGACCACGGCAGGGTCGTCGCCGAGGGCACGAGCGACGAGCTGAAGTCGAGCATCGGCACGGCATCGTTGCAGCTCCGCCTCGCCGACTCGCTCCTCCTCGACACGGCACGCGGCATCGTCCGGAACACGCTCGGCGTCGACGCGGTCGTCAGCCCCGAGGGATCGCGCCTCACCGCTCCGATGGCGGACCCCGACCGGGTGACCGACCTGCTCCTGTCGTTCCGGCAGGCCGGTGTCTCGCTCGCCGAGATGAGCGTGCAGAAGCCGACGCTCGACGAGGTCTTCCTGACCATCACCGGCGCGCCCGCACACACCGATGACGACGCCCACCACGAGCTCGAAGGGAGCATCGCATGA
- a CDS encoding MBL fold metallo-hydrolase, giving the protein MSPREPRSVVSVAPGVVFVEGPVSNWVVLAEEDGVALIDAGYPADTDLVLDTVRAAGHDPADLRRVYVTHGHVDHVGGIPGILERYPDVEVLAHADELANVRGPERQQVTPAEIGGRLASPRVLAWLARAIRSDALRPTTVPSARAFTSADFAGRAIAPFPAVGHTDGSTAYLLPAADAIVTGDAVVSRHDTQPGSWAPRPRMITPFFTADQDLALESARALPFPALVLPGHGPAVRRVGGAWLPIG; this is encoded by the coding sequence ATGAGCCCGCGCGAACCCCGTTCCGTCGTGTCCGTCGCCCCCGGAGTCGTCTTCGTCGAGGGCCCCGTGTCCAACTGGGTGGTGCTGGCGGAGGAGGACGGCGTCGCGCTGATCGACGCCGGCTACCCGGCCGACACCGACCTCGTGCTCGACACCGTGCGCGCCGCCGGACACGACCCCGCAGACCTCCGTCGCGTCTACGTGACGCACGGACACGTCGACCACGTCGGCGGCATCCCCGGGATCCTCGAGCGGTACCCCGACGTCGAGGTGCTCGCCCACGCCGACGAGCTCGCCAACGTGCGCGGGCCGGAGCGGCAGCAGGTCACCCCGGCGGAGATCGGCGGCCGGCTCGCCAGCCCCCGCGTGCTCGCCTGGCTGGCGCGGGCGATCCGCTCCGACGCCCTCCGACCCACCACCGTGCCGTCCGCTCGCGCGTTCACCAGTGCGGACTTCGCGGGTCGGGCGATCGCGCCGTTCCCGGCCGTCGGCCACACCGACGGCTCGACGGCCTACCTGCTGCCCGCAGCGGACGCGATCGTCACCGGCGACGCGGTCGTCAGTCGGCACGACACCCAGCCCGGGTCGTGGGCCCCGCGGCCGCGGATGATCACGCCGTTCTTCACCGCCGATCAGGACCTGGCGCTCGAGTCAGCACGAGCGCTGCCGTTCCCGGCCCTCGTGCTGCCGGGACACGGACCGGCCGTCCGACGCGTGGGTGGGGCCTGGCTGCCGATCGGCTGA